From Coturnix japonica isolate 7356 chromosome 1, Coturnix japonica 2.1, whole genome shotgun sequence, the proteins below share one genomic window:
- the ASCL1 gene encoding achaete-scute homolog 1 has translation MASGSPAGMASGQPPFLQPACFFAAAVAAAAAAAPPGPPPGAPPPPLPQLSPAGGRPSPGGKPSAARAAKRQRSASPELMRCKRRLNFSGFGYSLPQQQPAAVARRNERERNRVRLVNLGFAALRQHVPHGTASKKLSKVETLRSAVEYIRALQQLLDEHDAVSAAFQAGVLSPTISPGYSHDMNSMAGSPVSSYSSDEGSYDPVLSPEEQELLDFTSWF, from the coding sequence ATGGCCAGCGGCAGCCCCGCCGGGATGGCCAGCGGGCAGCCGCCCTTCCTGCAGCCCGCCTGCTTCTTCGCCGCTGCCgtggccgccgccgccgccgccgctccgccggggccgcccccgggggcgccgccgccgccgctcccgcAGCTGAGCCCGGCGGGCGGGCGGCCGTCTCCCGGAGGGAAGCCGTCCGCGGCGCGGGCCGCCAAGCGGCAGCGCTCGGCCTCGCCGGAGCTGATGCGTTGCAAGAGGCGGCTCAACTTCAGCGGCTTCGGCTACAGCCTCCCGCAGCAGCAGCCCGCCGCCGTAGCGCGGCGCAACGAGCGGGAGCGCAACCGCGTGAGGTTGGTCAACCTGGGTTTCGCCGCTCTAAGGCAGCATGTCCCCCACGGGACCGCCAGTAAGAAGCTGAGCAAGGTGGAGACGCTGCGCTCCGCCGTCGAGTACATCcgagccctgcagcagctgctcgACGAGCACGACGCCGTCAGCGCCGCTTTCCAGGCCGGCGTGCTGTCGCCCACCATCTCGCCCGGTTACTCCCACGACATGAACTCCATGGCGGGTTCCCCCGTCTCCTCCTACTCCTCCGACGAGGGCTCCTACGACCCGGTGCTCAGCCctgaggagcaggagctgctggattTCACCAGCTGGTTCTGA